The following are encoded in a window of Halalkalicoccus subterraneus genomic DNA:
- a CDS encoding replication factor C small subunit: MSETEGEGASRPGRDEIWVEKYRPQTLDDVIGQEDITSRLERYVERDDLPNLLFSGSAGIGKTTCATAIAREVYGDDWRDNFLELNASDDRGIDVVRGRIKEFARASFGGYSYRIIFLDEADSLTSDAQSALRRTMEQFSSNTRFILSCNYSSKIIDPIQSRCAVFRFSSIADEAVGERIREIAANEGIEFTDGGVEALVYAADGDMRRAVNSLQAAAVMGETVDEEAVYTITATARPEEIEAMVTSALEGDFTTARATLDDLLSNKGLSGGDVIDQLHRSVWDLGLSDQKAVHTLDRIGETDYRITEGANERIQLEAFLASLALADEA, translated from the coding sequence ATGAGCGAGACCGAGGGTGAGGGCGCGTCGAGGCCCGGACGCGACGAGATCTGGGTCGAGAAGTACCGTCCTCAGACGTTGGACGACGTGATCGGCCAGGAGGACATCACCAGTCGACTGGAGCGCTACGTCGAGCGCGACGACCTCCCGAACCTGTTGTTCTCGGGGTCGGCAGGGATCGGCAAGACGACGTGTGCGACCGCCATCGCCCGCGAGGTCTACGGCGACGACTGGCGGGACAACTTCCTCGAACTCAACGCCAGCGACGACCGCGGGATCGACGTCGTGAGAGGGAGGATCAAGGAGTTCGCACGCGCGAGCTTCGGCGGGTATTCCTACAGAATCATCTTCCTCGACGAGGCCGATTCCCTCACCTCGGACGCCCAGTCCGCCCTCAGGAGAACGATGGAACAGTTCTCCTCGAACACGCGGTTCATCCTCTCGTGTAACTACTCCTCGAAGATCATCGACCCGATCCAATCGCGGTGTGCGGTCTTCCGGTTCTCGTCGATCGCCGACGAGGCCGTCGGCGAGCGGATCCGGGAGATCGCTGCCAACGAGGGGATCGAGTTCACCGACGGGGGCGTCGAGGCGCTCGTCTACGCCGCCGACGGCGACATGCGCCGGGCGGTCAACTCGCTTCAGGCTGCCGCGGTCATGGGCGAGACCGTCGACGAGGAGGCGGTTTATACGATCACCGCCACCGCCCGCCCCGAGGAGATCGAGGCGATGGTCACGAGCGCCCTGGAGGGCGACTTCACGACCGCACGCGCGACCTTGGACGACCTCCTCTCGAACAAGGGGCTCTCGGGCGGCGACGTCATCGACCAACTGCACCGCTCGGTCTGGGATCTCGGTCTCAGCGACCAGAAGGCGGTGCACACCCTCGACCGGATCGGCGAGACCGATTATCGCATCACCGAGGGCGCAAACGAGCGGATCCAACTGGAGGCGTTTCTGGCCTCGCTCGCGCTCGCCGACGAGGCCTGA
- a CDS encoding acylphosphatase, which translates to MPDSRVHVFIEGNVQDVHFRDNAHETARAHDLTGWIRNLEDGRVEGVFEGTEEDVEAMIEWCRTGPVKADVEGVEIEEGDPQGDLEDFEKH; encoded by the coding sequence ATGCCGGATTCGCGAGTTCACGTCTTCATCGAAGGGAACGTTCAGGACGTCCACTTCCGGGACAACGCCCACGAGACCGCCCGTGCCCACGACCTGACCGGCTGGATCCGTAACCTGGAGGACGGTCGGGTCGAGGGGGTCTTCGAAGGCACCGAGGAGGACGTCGAGGCGATGATCGAGTGGTGTCGAACCGGGCCGGTCAAAGCCGACGTCGAGGGCGTCGAGATCGAAGAGGGCGATCCCCAGGGCGACCTGGAGGACTTCGAGAAGCACTGA
- a CDS encoding serine hydrolase domain-containing protein, whose translation MDAIDRVEAVFETHVEAGLHHGAQLAVHHEDELVLDLAGGSTGPDGEATTQDRKHVLFSCTKPYAGVALHQCVEGGLLDYDDPVVDHWPEFAPGGEKAEITVRQVLSHQAGLHETAFDAEFERWGDWEAAVEAMEDAETTFSPGETAAYHSLSYGFLVGELVRRASGTPVEEFLDDRVFDPLEMDDTDLGIPTNEPDTTASLTGFEPGERAREHDAGLDTFSNAEAAALFGEEWLHRAVVPAASATGTARDMARFYACLANGGELDGTRVLDAETVTAMTSEQVAVERDGTLGVPRRYGLGVVLGGGAWDKFGSLSPERVFGHGGLGSIVGWADPEDGIAFSYVTNGIREETEHALRVNALADAVRAALC comes from the coding sequence ATGGACGCGATCGACCGAGTCGAGGCCGTCTTCGAGACGCACGTCGAGGCCGGCCTGCACCACGGCGCACAGCTCGCGGTCCATCACGAGGATGAGCTCGTACTCGACCTCGCGGGCGGATCGACGGGTCCCGACGGCGAGGCGACCACCCAAGATCGAAAGCACGTCCTCTTCTCGTGTACCAAGCCATACGCGGGTGTCGCGCTTCATCAGTGTGTCGAAGGCGGTCTCCTCGATTACGACGACCCCGTCGTCGACCACTGGCCCGAGTTCGCCCCGGGGGGTGAGAAAGCCGAGATCACCGTCCGGCAGGTCCTCTCACACCAGGCGGGGCTCCACGAGACCGCCTTCGACGCCGAGTTCGAGCGATGGGGCGACTGGGAGGCCGCCGTCGAGGCAATGGAGGACGCCGAAACGACGTTTTCGCCGGGCGAAACTGCGGCGTACCACTCGCTGTCCTACGGGTTTCTCGTCGGCGAACTCGTCCGGCGGGCGAGCGGAACGCCGGTCGAGGAGTTCCTCGACGATCGGGTGTTCGACCCCCTCGAAATGGACGACACCGATCTGGGAATCCCGACGAACGAACCGGACACGACCGCGAGCCTCACGGGCTTCGAGCCGGGCGAACGCGCCCGCGAGCACGATGCGGGCCTCGATACCTTCTCGAACGCCGAGGCCGCAGCGCTGTTCGGCGAGGAGTGGCTCCACCGCGCGGTGGTCCCCGCGGCCTCCGCGACGGGCACGGCCCGCGACATGGCCCGGTTCTACGCCTGCCTCGCGAACGGGGGCGAACTCGACGGGACGCGGGTCCTCGACGCCGAAACCGTCACGGCGATGACCAGCGAGCAGGTCGCCGTCGAGCGCGACGGCACCCTCGGCGTCCCGCGGCGCTACGGGCTCGGGGTGGTCCTCGGAGGCGGCGCGTGGGACAAGTTCGGCAGCCTCTCGCCCGAGCGGGTCTTCGGCCACGGCGGGCTCGGCAGCATCGTCGGTTGGGCCGACCCCGAGGACGGGATCGCCTTCAGCTACGTCACCAACGGGATCCGCGAGGAGACGGAACACGCCCTGCGGGTCAACGCGCTCGCGGACGCGGTGCGGGCGGCGCTGTGTTAG
- the larB gene encoding nickel pincer cofactor biosynthesis protein LarB, translating into MELHDILERVSDGELSPQEAQARLAGYATTDAGRFDAARERRRGIPEAIFAPGKTTEEVATLARTALETTGRAIVTRIDSDEAATVEARAEGQGTYHERARCLVVRGDGFEAPELAAAVGVVTGGTADRRPAGEAAVIVEEIGADVERVEDVGVASLSRVIDQLPRLRELDVLVVAAGREGALPTVVAGLVSAPVIGLPVSSGYGFGGDGDAALRGMLQSCSVLSVVNIDAGFVAGTQAGLIARAVDDARP; encoded by the coding sequence ATGGAACTTCACGATATTCTTGAACGAGTTTCAGACGGTGAATTAAGCCCGCAGGAGGCCCAAGCCCGCCTCGCGGGATACGCGACCACCGACGCGGGCCGGTTCGATGCCGCCCGCGAGCGCCGGCGCGGCATCCCCGAGGCGATCTTCGCGCCCGGCAAGACTACCGAGGAGGTCGCGACGCTCGCCCGGACCGCCCTCGAAACCACGGGGCGGGCGATCGTCACGCGTATCGACAGCGACGAGGCCGCGACCGTCGAGGCGAGGGCCGAGGGCCAGGGAACCTACCACGAGCGGGCGCGCTGTCTCGTCGTCCGCGGCGACGGATTCGAAGCGCCCGAACTCGCCGCCGCCGTCGGGGTGGTCACCGGCGGGACCGCCGACCGCCGTCCGGCGGGCGAGGCTGCGGTGATCGTCGAGGAGATCGGTGCCGACGTCGAGCGGGTCGAGGACGTGGGTGTGGCGAGTCTCTCGCGGGTGATCGACCAGCTTCCCCGACTGCGCGAACTCGACGTGCTCGTGGTTGCCGCCGGGCGTGAGGGGGCCCTTCCGACCGTGGTCGCGGGACTCGTCTCCGCACCTGTAATTGGACTGCCGGTCTCGAGCGGCTACGGCTTCGGGGGAGACGGCGACGCCGCACTCCGGGGGATGTTGCAGTCCTGTAGCGTCCTCTCGGTCGTGAACATCGATGCGGGGTTCGTCGCGGGTACGCAGGCGGGGCTGATCGCGCGAGCCGTCGACGACGCCCGTCCGTAG
- a CDS encoding GIY-YIG nuclease family protein → MTHYVYVLECADGSLYTGYTTDVERRLAEHDAGKGAKYTSGRTPVSLQYTESFESRSAAMKREYAIKQLSRAEKERLIDY, encoded by the coding sequence ATGACCCACTACGTCTACGTGCTCGAATGTGCCGACGGCAGCCTCTATACGGGCTACACAACCGACGTCGAGCGACGGCTCGCCGAACACGACGCGGGCAAGGGCGCGAAGTACACCAGCGGGCGGACGCCCGTTTCCCTCCAGTATACGGAGTCCTTCGAGAGTCGGTCGGCGGCGATGAAACGGGAGTACGCGATCAAACAGCTCTCGCGGGCCGAAAAGGAGCGACTGATCGACTACTGA
- a CDS encoding alpha/beta fold hydrolase, whose protein sequence is MASVDREGVTLYYEVEGDGETVAFLGDLGLGAWQWGWQHAALAGPYEVLVYDMRGTGRSDTPSGPYSVAELAADLEAILSDRSVSRTHLVGAGLGGMVALQYAREYGRARSLILIGTSSGGARACLPREPREALFASPDDPEARRESLSALFSETFLTERSEACEGIAEWRAGDAEHEGCVAQNAAFEAFDASDWLYEVTLPALVVHGGRDEVVPVENADLLVEGLPRATREIYEGAGHGVWVERSRPVNDRVLDFLVSID, encoded by the coding sequence ATGGCGAGCGTAGACCGGGAGGGTGTGACGCTGTACTACGAGGTCGAGGGAGACGGTGAGACGGTCGCCTTTCTCGGCGATCTCGGACTGGGTGCGTGGCAGTGGGGTTGGCAGCACGCCGCACTCGCGGGCCCCTACGAGGTGCTGGTCTACGACATGCGGGGAACGGGCCGGTCTGACACTCCTTCCGGCCCCTACTCAGTCGCGGAGTTGGCGGCCGATCTGGAGGCGATCCTCTCCGACCGAAGTGTCTCTCGAACCCACCTCGTCGGGGCCGGACTCGGCGGGATGGTCGCCTTACAGTACGCCCGCGAGTACGGACGGGCGCGGAGTCTCATCCTGATCGGGACGAGTTCCGGCGGGGCGCGTGCGTGCCTACCGCGCGAACCCCGCGAGGCGCTGTTCGCGTCGCCCGACGATCCCGAAGCGCGTCGGGAGTCGCTGTCGGCGCTGTTTTCCGAGACGTTTCTCACAGAGCGATCGGAGGCGTGCGAGGGGATTGCCGAGTGGCGGGCGGGCGACGCAGAGCACGAGGGCTGTGTGGCTCAGAACGCGGCCTTCGAGGCCTTCGACGCGAGCGACTGGCTCTACGAGGTCACGCTCCCGGCACTCGTCGTCCATGGAGGCCGCGACGAGGTCGTCCCCGTCGAGAACGCCGACCTGCTCGTCGAGGGGCTCCCGAGGGCGACCCGCGAGATCTACGAGGGAGCGGGCCACGGGGTCTGGGTCGAGCGCTCTCGACCCGTCAACGACCGCGTTCTCGATTTTCTCGTCTCCATCGACTAA
- the alaS gene encoding alanine--tRNA ligase: MSALEAEYRLEYFEENDFVRRECPECGAYFWTRDHDQELCGEPPCVEYSFIDNPGFEGEYSLEEMRENFLSFFEEHGHKRVEPYPVAANRWRDDVLLTQASIYDFQPLVTSGKTPPPANPLTISQPCIRMQDIDNVGKTGRHTMAFEMMAHHAFNTREDVPEDQYAYYGEVYWKDQTVEYCDDFFTSLGADPEEITYIEDPWVGGGNAGPAIEVIYRGVELATLVFMCMEADPEGEYELKDGNRYSYMDTYIVDTGYGLERWTWVSQGTPTVYEAIYPEMIDFLTTNAGISHTDEEAALLHEASKLAGHMDIDEAEDMESARGEIAAGVGVEVGELEALMEPMEDVYAIADHCRTLAYMLGDGIVPSNVATGYLARMVLRRTKRLCDTVGVDAPLDELVDMQAERLGYENRDTIRDIVRTEVEKYRETLERGGRRVEGLAEEYAGRGEPIPTEELLELYDSHGIQPDMVEEIAEGAGATVEVPDDFYSLVAGRHDAGEATREPEERDERVAELPDTEKLYYDDAERTDFEAVILDVIERSEGYDVVLDQTMFYPEGGGQPADHGTISTDDGSYGVSDVQEREGVVLHRVEEEPEKGALVRGRIDPERRRSLMRHHTATHIVGHAAREVLGEHIRQAGAQKGIDSARLDVRHYDRISREQVKEIERIANDLVTDNVSVTEEWPHRNEAEADHGFDLYQGGIPPGEHIRLIHVAEDVQACGGTHVSRTGDIGAIKVVSTERVQDGVERLTFAAGTAAIEATQRTEDALSEAATILDVSPPEVPATAERFFEEWKARGKEIEALTEELAELRTDEGEAVDLGGTTAVIQRLDTDSDELRATANALVSEGKVAVLGSASDGAQFVVAVPDGVSINAGEVVGTLAGRVGGGGGGPPDFAQGGGPDADKLDEALEGAPDILKRVLNG, translated from the coding sequence ATGAGTGCGCTTGAAGCCGAATACCGCCTCGAGTATTTCGAGGAGAACGACTTCGTCAGGCGGGAGTGTCCGGAGTGTGGGGCCTACTTCTGGACGCGCGACCACGACCAGGAGCTCTGCGGGGAGCCACCATGTGTCGAGTACTCCTTCATCGACAACCCGGGGTTCGAGGGCGAGTACTCGCTCGAGGAGATGCGCGAGAACTTCCTCTCCTTCTTCGAGGAGCACGGCCACAAGCGGGTTGAGCCCTACCCGGTCGCCGCGAACCGCTGGCGCGACGACGTCTTACTTACTCAGGCGTCGATCTACGACTTCCAGCCGCTGGTCACGAGCGGGAAGACCCCGCCGCCGGCGAACCCGCTGACCATCAGCCAGCCCTGCATCCGGATGCAGGACATCGACAACGTCGGAAAGACCGGCCGACACACGATGGCCTTCGAGATGATGGCCCACCACGCCTTCAACACGCGCGAGGACGTCCCCGAGGATCAGTACGCCTACTACGGCGAGGTCTACTGGAAGGACCAAACGGTCGAGTACTGTGACGACTTCTTCACCTCCCTCGGAGCCGACCCTGAGGAGATCACCTACATCGAGGACCCGTGGGTCGGCGGAGGGAATGCAGGACCCGCCATCGAGGTCATCTACCGGGGCGTCGAACTCGCGACGCTGGTCTTCATGTGCATGGAGGCCGACCCCGAGGGCGAGTACGAACTCAAGGACGGGAACCGCTACTCGTACATGGACACCTACATCGTCGACACGGGCTACGGGCTCGAACGCTGGACCTGGGTGTCCCAGGGAACTCCGACCGTGTACGAGGCGATCTACCCCGAGATGATCGACTTCCTGACTACTAACGCCGGTATTTCCCACACCGACGAGGAGGCGGCCTTGCTCCACGAGGCCTCGAAGCTCGCGGGCCACATGGACATCGACGAGGCGGAGGACATGGAGAGTGCCCGCGGCGAGATCGCGGCGGGCGTCGGGGTCGAGGTGGGCGAACTCGAGGCGCTGATGGAGCCGATGGAGGACGTCTACGCCATCGCGGACCACTGTCGAACCCTCGCATACATGCTCGGCGACGGGATCGTCCCCTCGAACGTCGCGACGGGCTATCTCGCACGAATGGTCCTCCGACGGACGAAACGGCTCTGTGATACCGTGGGCGTCGACGCACCGCTCGACGAACTCGTCGACATGCAGGCAGAACGGTTGGGCTACGAGAACCGCGACACGATCCGGGACATCGTGCGCACGGAAGTCGAGAAATACCGAGAAACCCTCGAACGGGGCGGGCGGCGCGTCGAGGGGCTCGCCGAGGAGTACGCCGGGCGCGGCGAGCCGATCCCCACCGAGGAGCTGCTCGAACTATACGATTCGCATGGTATCCAGCCCGACATGGTCGAGGAGATCGCCGAGGGGGCCGGCGCGACGGTCGAGGTGCCCGATGACTTCTACAGTCTGGTCGCGGGCCGACACGACGCCGGCGAGGCCACCCGTGAGCCCGAGGAACGCGACGAGCGGGTCGCGGAGCTTCCCGATACCGAGAAGCTCTACTACGACGACGCCGAGCGCACCGACTTCGAGGCGGTGATCCTCGACGTGATCGAGCGCTCGGAGGGCTACGACGTCGTCCTCGACCAGACGATGTTCTACCCTGAGGGCGGTGGCCAGCCCGCCGACCACGGGACCATCTCGACCGACGACGGCAGCTACGGCGTCTCTGACGTTCAGGAGCGCGAGGGCGTGGTCCTCCATCGGGTCGAGGAAGAGCCCGAGAAGGGCGCGCTCGTGCGCGGGCGGATCGACCCCGAGCGCCGGCGCAGCCTCATGCGCCACCACACCGCGACCCACATCGTCGGCCACGCCGCCCGCGAGGTGCTTGGCGAGCATATCCGACAGGCCGGCGCCCAGAAGGGCATCGATAGCGCGCGACTGGATGTTCGTCACTACGACCGGATCTCCCGCGAGCAGGTCAAAGAGATCGAGCGCATCGCAAACGACCTGGTGACCGACAACGTCTCGGTGACCGAGGAGTGGCCCCACCGAAACGAGGCCGAGGCCGACCACGGCTTCGACCTCTATCAGGGCGGGATCCCGCCGGGAGAGCACATCCGTCTGATCCACGTCGCCGAGGACGTTCAGGCCTGCGGGGGCACTCACGTTTCGCGGACCGGTGACATCGGTGCGATCAAGGTCGTCTCGACCGAACGGGTCCAGGACGGGGTCGAGCGCCTGACCTTTGCCGCGGGTACGGCCGCGATCGAGGCCACCCAGCGGACCGAGGACGCCCTCTCCGAGGCGGCGACGATCCTCGACGTCTCCCCGCCGGAGGTGCCCGCGACCGCCGAGCGTTTCTTCGAGGAGTGGAAAGCGCGCGGCAAGGAGATCGAGGCCCTCACCGAGGAACTGGCCGAACTGCGCACCGACGAGGGCGAGGCAGTCGACCTCGGCGGGACGACCGCCGTGATCCAGCGCCTCGACACCGACAGCGACGAGCTGCGCGCCACGGCGAACGCGCTGGTAAGCGAAGGTAAGGTCGCCGTCCTCGGAAGCGCGAGCGACGGCGCGCAGTTCGTCGTCGCCGTCCCTGACGGCGTGTCGATCAACGCGGGGGAGGTCGTCGGCACGCTCGCAGGTCGCGTCGGCGGCGGCGGCGGCGGTCCGCCGGACTTCGCACAGGGTGGCGGCCCCGACGCAGACAAACTCGACGAGGCGCTCGAGGGCGCCCCCGATATTCTCAAGCGGGTGCTGAACGGCTGA
- a CDS encoding YciE/YciF ferroxidase family protein, with protein sequence MPVENTEDLFVEGLQHIYYTEQRLLDALEELESTSSTEELQEGFSEHRSETQEHISRLEEVFEAVGQEPEGSEDPVVEGMIEAHEEFVEQDPSEGALDRFNIAAGQKSEHYEIACYGNLTPLADQLGLDEAADLLEQNMREEQDELDSLSEMGEEFDYGRIEA encoded by the coding sequence ATGCCAGTCGAAAACACCGAAGATCTGTTCGTCGAGGGGCTACAGCACATCTACTACACCGAACAGCGGCTGCTCGACGCGCTCGAGGAACTCGAGAGCACCTCCAGCACCGAGGAGCTTCAGGAGGGCTTCTCCGAGCACCGCTCGGAGACCCAGGAGCACATCAGCCGGCTCGAGGAGGTCTTCGAGGCCGTCGGCCAGGAGCCCGAGGGAAGCGAGGACCCGGTCGTCGAGGGGATGATCGAGGCCCACGAGGAGTTCGTCGAGCAGGATCCCAGCGAGGGTGCGCTCGACCGGTTCAACATCGCCGCCGGCCAGAAGTCCGAGCACTACGAGATCGCCTGCTACGGCAACCTCACGCCGCTTGCCGACCAGCTCGGGCTGGACGAGGCCGCCGACCTGCTCGAACAGAACATGCGCGAGGAGCAGGACGAGCTCGACAGCCTCTCGGAGATGGGCGAGGAGTTCGACTACGGCCGCATCGAGGCGTAG
- a CDS encoding GNAT family N-acetyltransferase, producing MIREAREEEFETCMRILEGALLEVEPKEVRAAIQREDVLVAVGDGHVRGVLVLDGTRIKGIAVTRTHRGNGIGSALVGAAAERVVGSLVADFRPDVCPFYEALGFEIDRVGENRFQGELNGPR from the coding sequence ATGATCCGCGAGGCCCGAGAGGAGGAGTTCGAGACCTGCATGCGGATACTGGAGGGTGCACTGCTGGAAGTCGAACCGAAGGAGGTGCGCGCCGCCATACAGCGGGAGGACGTGTTGGTCGCAGTCGGGGACGGCCACGTCCGGGGCGTACTGGTCCTCGACGGCACTCGGATCAAGGGAATCGCGGTGACCCGAACCCACCGGGGGAACGGGATCGGGTCGGCGCTGGTCGGGGCGGCCGCCGAGCGGGTCGTAGGCTCGCTCGTCGCCGATTTTCGTCCCGACGTGTGCCCGTTCTACGAGGCGCTCGGGTTCGAGATCGATCGGGTGGGTGAGAACCGCTTTCAGGGGGAACTCAACGGGCCTCGGTGA
- a CDS encoding DUF7563 family protein, translating to MPHCDHCDAHVSERFERVFADERGRIYACPSCSANAGIAEAARHRARKA from the coding sequence ATGCCACACTGTGACCACTGCGACGCGCATGTCTCCGAGCGATTCGAGCGCGTGTTCGCCGACGAACGCGGGCGGATCTACGCCTGCCCGAGCTGCTCGGCGAACGCGGGAATCGCGGAAGCGGCGAGACACCGCGCGCGAAAGGCATAA
- a CDS encoding DUF1931 domain-containing protein, with protein sequence MADLIVKAAVKEALSDHNVSSDFYDALDEEVEELLDDAARRAEDNDRKTVQPRDL encoded by the coding sequence ATGGCAGACCTGATCGTCAAAGCCGCCGTAAAGGAAGCACTGTCCGACCACAACGTCTCCTCCGACTTCTACGACGCGCTCGACGAGGAAGTCGAGGAGCTCCTCGACGATGCGGCGCGACGCGCAGAGGACAACGACCGGAAGACGGTCCAGCCCCGCGACCTGTAA
- a CDS encoding phosphoglucomutase/phosphomannomutase family protein: protein MDAINFGTDGWRATLDTFTTPRVRMVGQAVATYLDEEGFDAPVAVCYDARESSPGFAEELARVLCVNGFDVVMPERDRPTPLLSWAIVDRGLAGGLMLTASHNPPEYNGVKFIPSDGSPALPEITETIEANLAEPEPLPEDEWGSVRKVDFVTPHADHALDLVDADLDLPVAYDAIHGSGRGVTDSLLKRAGADLTRLRCDDDPTFGGVSPEPTRENLTELIERVTEGEAELGVANDGDADRIAVVTPERGPLNANLLYAALYDYLLETDSGPAVRTVSTTFLVDRIAEAHGEEAIEVPVGFKWVAEAMGEHDALMGGEESGGFSMRGHVREKDGVLVALLAAMAHSEEPLDDRVDRLLADHGEIHQSRISVDCPDDEKDSTLDALSERIPESVAGERVEDVNTADGFKLLLESGAWLLVRPSGTEPKLRVYAEAEREDRVEALLEDGRTLVTEAR, encoded by the coding sequence ATGGACGCGATCAACTTCGGGACCGACGGCTGGCGGGCGACGCTCGACACGTTCACCACCCCTCGGGTGCGAATGGTCGGCCAGGCAGTCGCCACGTATCTCGACGAGGAGGGCTTCGATGCTCCGGTCGCGGTCTGTTACGACGCCCGCGAAAGCTCCCCCGGGTTCGCCGAGGAGCTCGCGCGCGTGCTCTGTGTCAACGGCTTCGACGTAGTGATGCCCGAGCGCGACCGCCCCACGCCGCTGCTCTCGTGGGCGATCGTCGACCGGGGCCTCGCGGGCGGGCTGATGCTCACTGCCTCGCACAACCCGCCCGAATACAACGGCGTGAAGTTCATCCCGAGCGACGGCTCGCCCGCCCTCCCCGAGATCACCGAAACCATCGAGGCGAACCTCGCCGAGCCCGAGCCCCTACCCGAAGACGAGTGGGGCTCGGTCCGGAAGGTCGACTTCGTCACGCCCCACGCCGATCACGCGCTCGACCTGGTGGATGCGGATCTCGATCTTCCGGTCGCCTACGACGCCATCCACGGCAGCGGGCGCGGGGTCACCGACAGCCTGCTGAAACGTGCGGGTGCTGACCTCACTCGCCTGCGCTGTGACGACGACCCGACGTTCGGCGGCGTCTCGCCCGAACCCACCCGCGAGAACCTCACGGAGCTGATCGAGCGCGTGACGGAGGGTGAGGCCGAGTTGGGCGTCGCGAACGACGGCGACGCCGACCGGATCGCGGTCGTCACGCCCGAACGCGGCCCCCTCAACGCGAACCTGCTCTACGCGGCGCTCTACGACTACCTGCTCGAGACCGACTCGGGACCGGCCGTTAGAACGGTGTCGACCACCTTCCTCGTCGACCGGATCGCGGAGGCCCACGGCGAGGAGGCTATCGAAGTGCCCGTCGGATTCAAGTGGGTCGCCGAGGCGATGGGCGAGCACGACGCGCTGATGGGTGGCGAGGAGTCGGGCGGGTTCAGTATGAGGGGACACGTCCGCGAGAAGGACGGCGTCCTGGTCGCGCTGCTCGCCGCGATGGCCCATTCCGAAGAGCCGCTCGACGACCGGGTGGATCGCCTGCTCGCCGACCACGGCGAGATCCACCAGAGCCGGATCAGCGTCGACTGTCCCGACGACGAGAAGGACTCGACCCTCGACGCCCTTTCCGAGCGGATCCCGGAGTCCGTCGCCGGCGAGCGCGTCGAGGACGTCAACACCGCCGACGGGTTCAAACTCCTGCTCGAAAGCGGGGCGTGGCTGCTCGTCCGTCCCAGCGGCACGGAACCCAAACTACGGGTCTACGCCGAGGCCGAACGTGAGGACCGGGTCGAGGCCCTCCTCGAAGACGGCCGAACACTGGTCACCGAGGCCCGTTGA
- the samp2 gene encoding ubiquitin-like small modifier protein SAMP2 — MNVTVEVVGEDTHDLSLPDPTYCDLLAELDLSPHEVSVMVEGRPVPEDQPVNAQRVQVLRLIKGG; from the coding sequence ATGAACGTCACCGTCGAGGTCGTCGGCGAGGACACCCATGACCTCAGCCTCCCCGACCCCACCTACTGCGACCTGCTGGCGGAACTCGATCTCAGCCCCCACGAAGTGAGCGTGATGGTCGAGGGCCGACCCGTCCCCGAGGACCAGCCCGTCAACGCCCAGCGAGTACAGGTGCTCCGGCTGATCAAGGGCGGGTGA
- a CDS encoding NADPH-dependent FMN reductase → MDSPRVVAVCGSLRDGSYTRLGLEHALAAARAAGASTELLDLREYDLPVYDPDTETTADAERLMHEIREADAVLLGTPVYHGTFSAALKNALDYCGFDEFEDTTTGLLAVAGGGTFGPTLEHLRAVVRAVHGWTLPHQVGIRNASDQFDADGEFVDEALEERVRKLGRQAVEYAFIDPEPITEHTVQ, encoded by the coding sequence ATGGACTCCCCACGCGTCGTCGCGGTCTGTGGTAGCCTCCGGGACGGCAGTTACACCCGCCTCGGGCTCGAACACGCGCTTGCTGCCGCCCGCGCGGCCGGCGCATCGACCGAGCTGCTCGATCTGCGCGAGTACGACCTGCCGGTGTACGATCCCGACACCGAAACCACCGCCGATGCCGAACGGCTCATGCACGAGATCCGCGAGGCCGACGCGGTCCTGCTGGGGACGCCCGTCTATCATGGGACCTTCTCGGCGGCACTGAAAAACGCGCTCGATTACTGCGGGTTCGACGAGTTCGAGGACACTACGACAGGGCTGCTCGCGGTCGCGGGCGGGGGGACCTTCGGCCCGACCCTCGAACACCTCCGGGCGGTCGTCCGGGCGGTGCACGGCTGGACGCTCCCCCACCAGGTCGGCATCCGCAACGCGAGCGATCAGTTCGACGCCGACGGCGAGTTCGTCGATGAAGCCCTCGAAGAACGGGTCCGCAAACTCGGCCGCCAGGCGGTCGAGTACGCCTTCATCGACCCCGAGCCGATCACTGAACACACGGTTCAGTAG